AGCGGTCGCTCTACCCCGAGTAAGCACCTGGGCCGCGCGGCCCGGGCGCGCGTTTCGCCGTCCCACGTTCCCCCACGTCCTGCAAGGATCCGCCGATGCGTCGCCTCTCCCTCCTCGCCGTCCTGGGCCTCGCAGCCCTGACCGCCTGCGGCAAGCCGGCCGACCAGCCGGCGGCCGACACCACCGCCGTCCAGCCGGCGCCGCCCCCGCCGCCGATGGCGTTCGTGACCGTCATCTACAACACCCCGAAGAGCGCGGCCGCCTTCGAGAAGTACTACTGGGAGACCCACGTGCCGCTGGTGGGCCAGCAGCAGGCCGAGGTGGGCTTCACGGCGGCGGAGCTGACCAAGTTCGACGCCACGCTCGACGGCAAGGCGCCGACGTACTACCGGCAGGCGGTGCTCTGGTTCCCCAGCATGGCCGACCTCGAGAAGGGGATCGCCACCCCGGGCTTCAAGGCGATCGGCGACGACCTGGCCAACTTCGCCACCGGGGGCCTGACCGCCCTGGTGGGCGAGCAGACCAACGATGCCTCCGCGCTGGCCAGCGGTGACACCACCGCGTTCGTCACCGTGCTCTACAACACCCCCAAGGACGCCGCGGCATTCGAGGCGTACTACGCGGCCACCCACATCCCGCTGGTCGGCGCGGGCGCGGCCGAGATCGGCTTCAGCCGGGCGGAGCTGGCCAGGTTCTCCCGCAACCTCGATGGCAGCACGGCGGCGTTCTACCGCCAGGCCAAGCTGTACTTCCCCACCGCGGCGGCGCTCCAGGCCGGCACCGCCACGGCCGGCTTCAAGGCGGTGGGCGATGACCTGCCCAAGTTCGCCGACGGTGGCCTGACCGCGCTGGTCGGGCACCTGACCAGCAAGCCGTAACCGCTGCCCGGGCCGCCGGGGCCTCCCCGGCGGCCACCCCGCGCATGGACGTGGTCATCCTCGCCTCCAGCACCGGCTGGCATACCGACGAGCTCGTGCGCGCCGTGAGCGCGCGCGGGCTCGTGCCGCTTCTGCTGCCCTGGGAGGGGAACGTGGGGCGGATGGGGCACGCCGCAGGGGTGCGGAACGGCGCCCACGCGCTGGCCGACGCGCGGGCGGTGCTGCCGCGCATCATCCCGAGCGGCACGCTGGAGCAGCTGATCTACCGGGTGGACACGCTGCACCGCCTGGAGGAGGACGGGGTCCGGGTGATGAACACCGCGCGCGCCATCGAGCGGACGGTGGACAAGGCGTGGACCAGCGCCATCCTGGACCGCGCCGGGCTGCCCACCCCGGAGACGGTGGCCTGCGAACGGGCGGAGGACGCCTTCGCCGCCTTCCACGCCATGGGCGACGTGGTGGTGAAGCCGCTGTTCGGTTCCATGGGCCTCGGCATGAGCCGGGTGAGCGACGAGGACATGGCCTGGCGGGTGTTCCGCGTCATCGAGACGATCCGCGGGGTGTACTACCTGCAGCGGTTCGTGCCGCACGGCGGGCGGGACCTGCGCGCCTTCGTGGTGGGCGACCGGGTGCTCGGGGCCATCGAACGGCGCGCCGACGGGTGGCGCACCAACGTCTCGCGCGGCGGCCGGGCCACCGCCACCACGCTCCCCGCCGCCTGGGCGGACCTCGCGGTGCGCGCGGCGCGCGCGGTGGGCGCGGAGTACGCCGGGGTGGACCTGCTGCCCGCCGACGACGGCACGGTGTACGTGCTCGAGGTCAACGGCATCCCCGGGTGGGAGGGGCTGCAGGGCGCCACCGGCATTGACGTGGCGGGCGCGGTGGTGGAGCAGCTCCTGCAGGCGGGCCGACCGTGAGCGCGGCGCCGGCCGAGCTCTCGGCGTACGGCACCCTGGCCTGCCTGCTCGAGGCGAGCGCGCCCAAGCCCGGCAACGTGGCGCCGGGGCGGCCCTTCCGGGACATGCGCTACGAGGACTTCGTGGCCAGCGCCGTCGCCATCGGGCCGGTGCTGGCGCAGGCGGGGCAGCGGCCGCTGGGCGAGACCATCCGCGACGCGGTGCGGGCCACCCGGCGCTGGACCCGCGCCAACACCAACCTCGGCATCATCCTGCTGCTCACGCCGCTGGCCCGCGGCGCGGCGCTCTCCGGCGTCCTGCGTGACGGCCTGCGCACCGTGCTGCGGCACACCACCGTGGCCGATGCCACGGAGACGTACGTGGCCATCCGCGAGGCGCAGCCCGGCGGCCTGGGCCGCGCCGCCGAGCAGGACCTCGCCGCGGCGCCGACCGTCACGCTGCTCGAGGCGATGCGGCTGGCGGCGGCGCGCGACGCGATCGCGGCGGAGTACGCCAGCGGCTTCCGGGTCACGTTCGAGGTCGGGCTGCCGGCGGCGCGGGCGGCCCGCGCCGCCGGCCTGGCCTGGGACGACGCGACGGTGGAGACCTTCCTGGCGCTGCTGGCGCACCAGCCCGACACGCTCATCGCCCGGAAGCTCGGGCCCGACGCCGCCGCCGAGGTCAGCTCCCGCGCCGCCGGGGTGCTGGCGGCGGGCGGGCTCCGCGACGAGGCGGGCCGCGCGGCGCTGGCGGTGTTTGACGCGAGCCTCCGCGACGCG
The Gemmatimonadota bacterium DNA segment above includes these coding regions:
- a CDS encoding EthD family reductase, which translates into the protein MAFVTVIYNTPKSAAAFEKYYWETHVPLVGQQQAEVGFTAAELTKFDATLDGKAPTYYRQAVLWFPSMADLEKGIATPGFKAIGDDLANFATGGLTALVGEQTNDASALASGDTTAFVTVLYNTPKDAAAFEAYYAATHIPLVGAGAAEIGFSRAELARFSRNLDGSTAAFYRQAKLYFPTAAALQAGTATAGFKAVGDDLPKFADGGLTALVGHLTSKP
- a CDS encoding RimK family alpha-L-glutamate ligase is translated as MDVVILASSTGWHTDELVRAVSARGLVPLLLPWEGNVGRMGHAAGVRNGAHALADARAVLPRIIPSGTLEQLIYRVDTLHRLEEDGVRVMNTARAIERTVDKAWTSAILDRAGLPTPETVACERAEDAFAAFHAMGDVVVKPLFGSMGLGMSRVSDEDMAWRVFRVIETIRGVYYLQRFVPHGGRDLRAFVVGDRVLGAIERRADGWRTNVSRGGRATATTLPAAWADLAVRAARAVGAEYAGVDLLPADDGTVYVLEVNGIPGWEGLQGATGIDVAGAVVEQLLQAGRP
- a CDS encoding triphosphoribosyl-dephospho-CoA synthase, translated to MSAAPAELSAYGTLACLLEASAPKPGNVAPGRPFRDMRYEDFVASAVAIGPVLAQAGQRPLGETIRDAVRATRRWTRANTNLGIILLLTPLARGAALSGVLRDGLRTVLRHTTVADATETYVAIREAQPGGLGRAAEQDLAAAPTVTLLEAMRLAAARDAIAAEYASGFRVTFEVGLPAARAARAAGLAWDDATVETFLALLAHQPDTLIARKLGPDAAAEVSSRAAGVLAAGGLRDEAGRAALAVFDASLRDAQNTRNPGTTADLTAAALFAVLIEDGWVPEHSRTDRAQ